Proteins found in one Seonamhaeicola sp. S2-3 genomic segment:
- the apaG gene encoding Co2+/Mg2+ efflux protein ApaG, whose amino-acid sequence MVQQVTKGIKISVETTYEGSFYRNYKIQYAFGYKVTIENQSKDSVQLQSRHWEILDALNNEEIVDGEGVIGKKPVLEPGESHTYTSGCLLTSPFGAMQGYFTMVNFTTTKKFNVDIPTFKLSAPFAIN is encoded by the coding sequence ATGGTACAACAAGTAACAAAAGGCATAAAGATTTCAGTAGAAACTACCTACGAAGGCTCATTTTATAGAAATTATAAAATACAGTATGCTTTTGGTTATAAAGTAACCATTGAAAACCAAAGTAAAGACTCTGTACAATTACAATCACGCCATTGGGAGATTCTAGACGCACTAAATAACGAAGAAATTGTTGATGGCGAAGGTGTTATAGGCAAAAAACCCGTTTTAGAACCAGGAGAATCTCACACTTATACATCTGGCTGTTTGTTAACTTCTCCGTTTGGTGCCATGCAAGGATATTTCACCATGGTTAACTTTACCACTACTAAAAAGTTTAATGTAGACATCCCTACTTTTAAACTAAGCGCACCATTTGCTATTAATTAG